A single Corynebacterium resistens DSM 45100 DNA region contains:
- a CDS encoding tetratricopeptide repeat protein, with protein sequence MTNPNTPPSRFVSGAVDLGAVKAQADQRAKAEEQAASGQAVATTAKVTMESFESDLVVRSTQAPVITLLGSARAESSEQLRADLEELAAVQENHPEGVQWLLRYVDVDATPEIAQAFRVQAIPTVIALAAGRPLTQFEGAQPREQLEQFVAAVVNAVEGKLAGLPTADSPSDTDAEEETEDDSYAVAREKLAGREDDPIDGLVLQGRKAEAFDQLIETIRASAGDERDAAKKHLLELFALFDTADEEVIVARTKMASALF encoded by the coding sequence ATGACCAATCCCAATACCCCTCCCAGCCGCTTCGTATCCGGTGCGGTTGATTTGGGCGCTGTAAAGGCACAAGCCGACCAGCGCGCCAAGGCAGAGGAGCAAGCAGCCAGCGGACAAGCTGTTGCCACCACCGCGAAGGTGACGATGGAGAGCTTTGAAAGCGACCTAGTCGTCCGGTCCACTCAGGCACCGGTCATCACCTTATTGGGGAGTGCCCGCGCCGAGTCCTCTGAGCAACTGCGCGCAGACCTCGAAGAGCTAGCCGCCGTACAGGAGAACCACCCAGAGGGTGTGCAGTGGTTGCTGCGTTACGTCGATGTAGATGCCACCCCAGAGATCGCCCAGGCTTTCCGCGTCCAAGCGATTCCCACCGTGATTGCTTTGGCAGCGGGGCGCCCACTCACGCAATTTGAAGGCGCTCAGCCACGCGAACAACTCGAGCAGTTTGTAGCCGCTGTGGTCAACGCCGTAGAGGGTAAGCTGGCCGGCCTTCCCACCGCTGACAGTCCTTCTGATACCGACGCCGAAGAAGAAACCGAGGACGATTCTTACGCCGTAGCTCGCGAAAAGTTGGCTGGTCGTGAGGATGATCCGATTGACGGATTGGTGCTGCAAGGCAGGAAGGCAGAGGCTTTCGATCAGCTTATTGAAACTATCCGCGCCAGCGCTGGAGATGAGCGCGATGCAGCGAAGAAACACTTGCTCGAACTGTTTGCTTTGTTCGATACAGCCGATGAAGAAGTCATTGTCGCTCGCACAAAGATGGCAAGCGCACTATTCTAA
- the nucS gene encoding endonuclease NucS, with protein sequence MRLVIARCSVDYVGRLEAHLPEATRLIMIKRDDSVSIHADDRAYKPLNWMTPPCTLTSYEEAGELAPELEDESVQQLWVVTNPKGEQLRIRVYEIYADHDHDLGEDPGLVKDGVEAHLQELLADQIEVLGEGFTLIRREYPTPIGPVDILSRDANGTTVAVEIKRRGGIDGVEQLTRYIELLNRDELLAPVTGVFAAQEIKPQARTLAEDRGIRCVTLDYDAMRGTDSSELRLF encoded by the coding sequence ATGCGACTAGTCATTGCCCGCTGCAGTGTGGATTACGTTGGCCGCTTGGAGGCACACCTTCCTGAAGCCACGCGCCTAATCATGATCAAGCGCGACGATTCTGTCTCCATTCACGCTGACGACCGCGCCTATAAACCTCTCAATTGGATGACGCCCCCGTGCACCCTGACAAGCTATGAGGAGGCAGGCGAATTGGCCCCCGAGCTTGAAGATGAGAGCGTTCAGCAACTTTGGGTAGTGACCAACCCGAAGGGGGAGCAGCTACGCATTAGGGTTTATGAGATCTATGCCGATCATGATCACGACCTTGGGGAGGACCCAGGCTTGGTTAAAGATGGCGTGGAAGCTCACTTGCAGGAGCTGCTGGCGGATCAGATTGAAGTCCTCGGCGAGGGATTCACCCTCATCAGGCGCGAGTACCCTACACCCATTGGCCCAGTGGATATCCTTTCCCGCGATGCGAATGGCACCACAGTGGCTGTTGAAATTAAACGCCGTGGAGGTATTGACGGGGTAGAGCAGCTGACTCGCTATATCGAGCTATTGAACCGCGACGAGCTGCTAGCACCAGTGACGGGAGTATTCGCAGCCCAAGAGATCAAGCCCCAGGCGCGCACCTTGGCAGAAGACCGCGGTATTCGCTGCGTGACCTTGGACTATGACGCGATGCGTGGAACAGATAGTTCAGAATTGCGTTTGTTCTAA
- a CDS encoding DUF2550 domain-containing protein: MQVLGWLLVLIVLAVSAACMWRFFTLRSKGYPVVVRRLPNEDGRHWRHGVLVFSGVSVKFYKLRSIKPDSNLVLTRLATEIVGRREITEKERAFMEPNMHVIELCHRQKERWEVALDSQGDTAMVSWLESAPSARRDRNSAFNNPHPM, from the coding sequence ATGCAGGTGCTTGGGTGGCTCTTAGTTTTAATTGTGCTAGCTGTCTCAGCCGCATGTATGTGGCGCTTCTTTACCCTCCGCAGCAAGGGGTACCCCGTGGTTGTCAGACGTTTGCCCAATGAAGACGGCAGGCACTGGCGCCACGGGGTTTTGGTTTTTAGTGGGGTCTCAGTCAAGTTTTATAAGCTGCGCTCCATTAAGCCAGACTCCAACCTCGTGCTGACTCGCCTTGCGACGGAGATTGTTGGGCGTCGAGAAATAACAGAAAAAGAACGTGCCTTCATGGAGCCCAACATGCACGTCATCGAGCTGTGTCACCGGCAGAAGGAACGCTGGGAAGTCGCCCTTGATAGTCAGGGTGATACGGCGATGGTGTCGTGGCTCGAATCTGCGCCATCAGCTCGCCGAGATCGCAATAGTGCCTTCAATAATCCGCACCCCATGTAA
- a CDS encoding F0F1 ATP synthase subunit epsilon — protein sequence MAEIAAQLVSVERALWTGTATSITAQTTEGEIGVLPGHEPLLGQLVENGVVIIRTNDGEKLVAAVQGGFLSVSPQKITILADSATWAHDVDVADAEARVSRAENEHEKAIAESELRAVKRLQEK from the coding sequence ATGGCTGAGATTGCCGCACAACTGGTCTCCGTGGAGCGTGCGTTGTGGACTGGTACCGCAACCTCGATCACCGCGCAGACCACTGAAGGCGAGATCGGCGTGCTCCCAGGTCACGAGCCACTTCTCGGCCAGCTGGTCGAGAACGGCGTGGTGATCATCCGGACAAATGATGGTGAAAAGCTCGTGGCTGCGGTGCAGGGAGGATTCCTCTCTGTATCCCCACAGAAGATCACTATTTTGGCTGATTCTGCGACGTGGGCACACGATGTCGATGTTGCAGATGCCGAGGCTCGCGTTTCCCGCGCGGAAAACGAGCACGAAAAGGCAATTGCCGAGTCTGAGTTGCGCGCTGTAAAGCGTCTTCAGGAGAAGTAG
- the atpD gene encoding F0F1 ATP synthase subunit beta, translating to MTTAIQEQPNNAAPTAAGRVVRVIGPVVDVEFPRGEQPALFNALHVEVTLEAVAKTITLEVAQHLGDNLVRAVSMAPTDGLVRGAEVKDTGKPISVPVGDVVKGHVFNALGDCLDEPGLGRDGEQWGIHREPPAFDQLEGKTEILETGIKVIDLLTPYVKGGKIGLFGGAGVGKTVLIQEMITRIAREFSGTSVFAGVGERTREGTDLFLEMEEMGVLQDTALVFGQMDEPPGVRMRVALSGLTMAEYFRDVQHQDVLLFIDNIFRFTQAGSEVSTLLGRMPSAVGYQPTLADEMGVLQERITSTKGRSITSLQAVYVPADDYTDPAPATTFAHLDATTELDRSIASKGIYPAVNPLTSTSRILEPGIVGERHYEVAQRVIHILQKNKELQDIIAILGMDELSEEDKITVQRARRLERFLGQNFFVAEKFTGIPGSYVPLKDTIDAFERICDGEFDAYPEQAFNGLGGLDDVEAAYKKMTEK from the coding sequence ATGACTACAGCAATTCAGGAGCAGCCTAACAACGCTGCACCGACTGCTGCGGGCCGCGTCGTGCGAGTCATCGGCCCCGTCGTCGACGTGGAGTTCCCACGCGGCGAGCAGCCGGCACTGTTTAACGCGCTGCATGTCGAGGTAACCCTCGAAGCAGTTGCGAAGACTATTACGCTTGAGGTTGCTCAGCACCTCGGCGACAACTTGGTGCGTGCCGTTTCCATGGCCCCAACCGACGGACTCGTCCGCGGTGCTGAGGTTAAGGACACCGGCAAGCCCATTTCTGTTCCAGTTGGTGACGTCGTCAAGGGCCACGTGTTCAACGCCCTCGGCGACTGCCTCGATGAGCCAGGTCTGGGCCGCGATGGCGAGCAGTGGGGCATCCACCGCGAGCCACCAGCGTTCGATCAGCTCGAGGGTAAGACCGAAATCCTGGAGACCGGCATTAAGGTCATCGACCTGCTGACCCCGTACGTGAAGGGCGGCAAGATCGGCCTGTTCGGTGGTGCAGGTGTGGGTAAGACCGTTCTGATTCAGGAAATGATTACCCGTATCGCCCGCGAGTTCTCCGGTACCTCCGTGTTCGCCGGCGTTGGCGAGCGTACCCGTGAGGGTACTGACCTCTTCCTCGAGATGGAAGAGATGGGCGTGCTGCAAGATACCGCCCTCGTCTTCGGCCAGATGGATGAGCCACCGGGAGTTCGTATGCGCGTGGCGCTGTCCGGTCTGACCATGGCGGAGTACTTCCGCGATGTTCAGCACCAGGACGTTCTGCTGTTCATCGATAACATCTTCCGTTTCACCCAGGCCGGTTCCGAGGTATCCACCCTGCTGGGTCGTATGCCTTCCGCCGTGGGTTACCAGCCAACCTTGGCTGACGAGATGGGTGTTCTGCAGGAGCGCATTACGTCCACCAAGGGCCGTTCCATTACGTCCCTGCAGGCCGTTTACGTGCCAGCCGATGACTACACCGACCCAGCCCCAGCAACGACGTTCGCTCACTTGGATGCAACGACCGAGCTGGACCGTAGCATCGCCTCCAAGGGTATTTACCCAGCAGTGAACCCGCTGACCTCCACCTCTCGTATCCTCGAGCCAGGCATCGTCGGCGAGCGTCACTATGAGGTTGCACAGCGCGTGATCCACATCCTGCAGAAGAACAAGGAACTCCAGGACATCATCGCCATCCTCGGTATGGACGAGCTGTCTGAGGAAGACAAGATCACCGTTCAGCGCGCCCGTCGCCTGGAGCGCTTCTTGGGCCAGAACTTCTTCGTTGCAGAGAAGTTCACCGGCATCCCTGGCTCCTACGTGCCTTTGAAGGACACCATTGATGCCTTCGAGCGCATCTGTGATGGCGAGTTCGATGCTTACCCAGAGCAGGCCTTCAACGGCCTGGGTGGCTTGGACGATGTCGAGGCAGCCTACAAGAAGATGACCGAGAAGTAA
- a CDS encoding F0F1 ATP synthase subunit gamma, translating to MASLRELRTRIKSVNSTKKITKAQELIATSRITKAQARVDAAQPYADEITRVVQRLASASSLDHKMLQEPQNADRAAILVVSSDRGMCGGYNNNVFKKTAELRKRLENEGKEVVLYVSGNKGISYYNFRGEKVAGTWSGYSQDPEYSAIHDLRHHLIEGFLAGSGSTVNAREGVNSDQGDQVQGFDEVHIVYTEFESMLSQTAKAHRLLPIETVIEEEKLELGEDMVSDKADHVSAEVDFEPDPDTLLAALLPAYVSRGIFAAMLESAASESAARRTAMSAATDNATDLVKQLSRVANQARQAQITQEITEIVGGASALADSGESD from the coding sequence ATGGCTAGTCTTCGCGAACTGAGGACACGCATTAAGTCCGTGAACTCAACCAAGAAGATCACCAAGGCCCAGGAGCTTATCGCCACCTCGAGGATCACGAAGGCCCAGGCTCGCGTTGATGCCGCCCAGCCGTACGCTGATGAAATCACTCGCGTGGTGCAGCGTCTGGCTTCCGCATCCAGCCTGGACCACAAGATGTTGCAGGAGCCGCAGAATGCGGATCGTGCTGCCATCCTCGTGGTTTCGAGTGACCGTGGCATGTGCGGTGGCTACAACAACAACGTTTTCAAGAAGACCGCGGAACTCCGCAAGCGTCTTGAGAACGAGGGCAAGGAAGTTGTCCTGTATGTCTCTGGCAACAAGGGCATTTCCTACTACAACTTCCGTGGTGAAAAAGTGGCAGGTACTTGGTCCGGGTACTCCCAGGATCCCGAGTACAGCGCAATCCACGACCTGCGTCACCATTTGATCGAGGGCTTCCTCGCTGGTTCCGGTTCTACCGTGAACGCGCGTGAAGGCGTCAATTCCGATCAGGGCGACCAGGTGCAGGGCTTTGACGAGGTGCACATTGTGTACACCGAGTTCGAATCCATGCTGTCCCAAACTGCCAAGGCCCACCGCCTGCTGCCAATTGAGACTGTTATTGAGGAAGAGAAGCTCGAGCTAGGCGAGGACATGGTCAGTGATAAGGCTGATCACGTTTCCGCTGAGGTTGACTTCGAGCCGGACCCAGATACTCTGCTGGCTGCATTGCTGCCGGCATACGTGTCCCGCGGCATCTTTGCCGCAATGCTGGAGTCCGCAGCCTCTGAGTCCGCTGCCCGTCGTACCGCCATGAGCGCTGCGACCGACAACGCGACCGACCTGGTCAAGCAACTCTCTCGTGTTGCTAACCAGGCTCGCCAGGCACAGATTACCCAGGAAATCACAGAGATCGTCGGTGGCGCTTCCGCGCTCGCCGATAGCGGAGAAAGTGACTAA
- the atpA gene encoding F0F1 ATP synthase subunit alpha, with protein MAELTISSDEIRSAIANYTSSYSPEASREEVGVVTTAADGIAQVTGMPSVMANELLEFPGGVIGVAQNLDTDSVGVVVLGNYESLKEGDEVKRTGEVLSIPVGEKFLGRVINPLGQAIDGLGNIEADEERVLELQAPSVLMRQPVEEPMQTGIKAIDAMTPIGRGQRQLIIGDRKTGKTSVCIDTILNQRENWASGDPKKQVRCIYVAIGQKGSTIASIRKTLEDNGALEYTTIVAAPASDSAGFKWLAPFAGAALGQHWMYQGKHVLVIYDDLTKQAEAYRAISLLLRRPPGREAYPGDVFYLHSRLLERAAKLHDDLGGGSLTALPIIETKANDVSAFIPTNVISITDGQVFLESDLFNQGVRPAINVGVSVSRVGGAAQTKGMKKVSGSLRLDLAAYRDLEAFAAFASDLDPASKAQLERGKRLVELLKQTETKPQSVEDQMVSIYLAGEGEFDDVPVEDVRRFEAELTEFLHAEAGSVYDQIQGGAPFDDSSKETLRSRVNDFKRTFQTTDGTPVIREPEARALDDHEVSKSQITVSRKAAK; from the coding sequence ATGGCGGAGCTGACGATCTCCTCCGACGAGATCCGTAGCGCGATTGCGAACTACACCTCGAGCTACTCCCCGGAGGCCTCCCGTGAGGAGGTCGGCGTGGTCACAACGGCAGCAGATGGTATTGCCCAGGTCACTGGCATGCCTTCTGTGATGGCCAACGAGCTGCTCGAGTTCCCAGGCGGCGTTATTGGCGTCGCACAGAACCTCGATACCGACAGCGTCGGCGTTGTGGTTTTGGGCAACTACGAGTCCCTCAAGGAGGGCGACGAGGTCAAGCGGACCGGCGAGGTCCTTTCCATTCCGGTTGGGGAGAAGTTCCTCGGCCGCGTTATCAACCCACTGGGTCAGGCCATCGACGGCTTGGGCAACATTGAGGCAGACGAGGAGCGCGTTCTCGAGCTGCAGGCCCCATCCGTTCTGATGCGCCAGCCAGTCGAAGAGCCAATGCAGACCGGCATTAAGGCTATCGACGCAATGACCCCAATTGGCCGTGGTCAGCGTCAGCTGATCATTGGTGACCGTAAGACCGGCAAGACCTCGGTCTGCATCGATACCATTCTGAACCAGCGTGAAAACTGGGCATCCGGTGATCCAAAGAAGCAGGTACGCTGCATCTACGTCGCCATCGGTCAGAAGGGCTCAACTATCGCCTCCATTCGTAAGACCCTGGAGGATAACGGTGCTCTGGAGTACACCACGATCGTGGCTGCCCCAGCATCCGATTCCGCAGGCTTCAAGTGGCTGGCTCCATTCGCCGGCGCGGCATTGGGGCAGCACTGGATGTACCAGGGCAAGCACGTTCTGGTTATCTACGATGATCTGACCAAGCAGGCGGAAGCTTACCGCGCGATTTCCCTGCTGCTGCGCCGCCCACCGGGCCGCGAGGCATACCCAGGTGACGTCTTCTACCTGCACTCCCGCCTGCTGGAGCGCGCTGCGAAGCTGCACGACGATCTGGGCGGCGGTTCCTTGACCGCACTGCCGATCATTGAGACGAAGGCAAACGACGTTTCTGCCTTCATCCCGACCAACGTTATTTCCATTACCGACGGTCAGGTATTCCTGGAGTCCGACCTGTTCAACCAGGGTGTCCGACCAGCTATTAACGTTGGTGTTTCCGTTTCCCGTGTGGGTGGTGCTGCACAGACCAAGGGTATGAAGAAGGTTTCTGGTTCCCTGCGTCTGGACCTAGCTGCCTACCGTGACCTGGAGGCATTCGCTGCCTTCGCGTCTGACTTGGACCCTGCTTCCAAGGCACAGCTGGAGCGTGGTAAGCGCCTCGTCGAGCTGCTGAAGCAGACCGAAACCAAGCCACAGTCCGTTGAGGATCAGATGGTTTCCATCTACCTGGCCGGTGAAGGCGAGTTCGACGATGTCCCAGTTGAGGATGTTCGTCGCTTCGAAGCCGAGCTGACCGAGTTCCTCCACGCAGAGGCTGGCTCTGTGTACGACCAGATCCAGGGCGGTGCTCCGTTCGATGACTCGTCCAAGGAGACCCTGCGCTCTCGCGTGAATGACTTCAAGCGCACCTTCCAGACCACCGATGGCACTCCAGTCATCCGTGAGCCTGAAGCACGCGCTTTGGACGACCACGAGGTCTCTAAGTCGCAGATCACCGTTTCCCGCAAAGCCGCTAAGTAG
- a CDS encoding F0F1 ATP synthase subunit delta, which translates to MHAASREALERLLEALDKGLNESAETVGTGANTGSELFDLVDMLDTERSLRIALIDSAQPAEKRVALVKDLLSGKVSTSTEELVSAAVSQTWSNTRDFRAGLVQLGRRALLRSAEAQGQLARVEDELFQLARIVENEPQLELLLADRAASVDARRDLLAKVLYGKVTSTTEALALQAVGRLQQRPVEELDTLCNEVAGLTGREVARVRSAAKLSEQQQTLLEQKLETIYGRKIAVHSEVDSSLLGGAVIRVGDEVIDGSTAGKLQRLRRSLA; encoded by the coding sequence ATGCACGCAGCGAGCCGAGAGGCACTAGAGCGACTCCTTGAAGCCTTGGATAAGGGACTAAACGAGTCCGCTGAAACGGTCGGCACCGGAGCCAACACCGGTAGCGAGCTATTCGACTTGGTCGACATGCTTGATACCGAGCGCAGCCTACGTATTGCGCTCATTGATTCCGCTCAGCCGGCCGAGAAGCGGGTTGCCCTGGTCAAGGACTTGCTATCTGGCAAGGTATCGACCTCCACTGAGGAGCTCGTAAGCGCTGCTGTGTCCCAGACGTGGTCTAACACCCGTGATTTCCGTGCAGGACTTGTACAACTGGGGCGTCGCGCCCTGTTGCGTTCTGCAGAAGCACAAGGTCAGTTGGCACGCGTGGAGGACGAACTGTTCCAACTCGCACGTATCGTGGAAAACGAGCCGCAACTTGAATTGCTGCTTGCCGATCGCGCTGCATCTGTAGATGCTCGCCGTGATCTGCTAGCCAAGGTTCTTTACGGCAAGGTCACTTCCACTACCGAGGCACTGGCATTGCAGGCGGTTGGTCGTTTGCAGCAGCGCCCTGTGGAAGAGCTCGATACGCTGTGCAATGAGGTTGCTGGACTCACCGGGCGTGAGGTCGCTCGAGTCCGCAGCGCAGCCAAGTTGAGTGAGCAGCAGCAGACCCTTCTGGAGCAGAAGCTCGAAACGATTTACGGTCGCAAGATTGCAGTACATTCCGAGGTTGATTCCAGCCTCCTCGGTGGTGCTGTGATCCGCGTAGGCGATGAAGTCATCGATGGAAGTACCGCAGGTAAGCTGCAGCGCCTCCGTCGTTCTCTCGCCTAG
- a CDS encoding F0F1 ATP synthase subunit B: MTNTFLLAAEQLPLEKPVNPLLPPLYDVVWSLIPFVIILLVFWKFVLPKFQEVLNQREDQIEGGMQRAEAAQAEAQAALEKYNAQLAEARTEAAQIRDDARNQGQKIIADMKAQATEESARIVESGNKQLEAQRSAVVSDLRKEMGENSISLAERLLGEQLSDDVKRSGTIDNFLADLDSVGTSRK; the protein is encoded by the coding sequence ATGACGAACACCTTTTTGCTGGCAGCAGAGCAGCTGCCACTGGAGAAGCCGGTTAACCCGTTGCTTCCTCCGCTGTACGACGTCGTCTGGTCCCTCATTCCATTCGTGATCATCCTGTTGGTCTTCTGGAAGTTCGTACTTCCGAAGTTCCAAGAAGTGCTGAATCAGCGCGAGGACCAGATTGAAGGCGGCATGCAGCGTGCAGAGGCTGCTCAGGCTGAAGCTCAGGCTGCGCTTGAGAAGTACAACGCTCAGCTCGCTGAGGCCCGTACCGAAGCTGCACAGATTCGTGACGATGCCCGCAACCAGGGCCAGAAGATCATCGCGGATATGAAGGCTCAGGCTACGGAAGAATCCGCACGCATCGTGGAGTCCGGCAACAAGCAGCTCGAAGCTCAGCGTTCCGCTGTTGTTTCTGACCTGCGTAAGGAAATGGGAGAGAACTCCATTTCCCTAGCTGAGCGCCTTCTGGGCGAGCAGCTGTCTGACGATGTGAAGCGCTCGGGCACCATCGATAACTTCCTCGCTGACCTCGACAGCGTCGGCACCTCAAGGAAGTGA
- a CDS encoding ATP synthase F0 subunit C, which produces MNDILVLAQDSTTTLNGLGAIGYGLAAIGPGIGVGMVAGKTAEAMARQPEMAGQLRTTMFLGIAFTEALALIGLVAGFLFA; this is translated from the coding sequence ATGAACGACATCCTCGTACTCGCACAGGATTCCACCACCACTCTTAACGGCTTGGGCGCCATCGGTTACGGCCTGGCCGCAATTGGTCCTGGCATCGGCGTGGGCATGGTTGCTGGTAAGACCGCTGAGGCTATGGCTCGCCAGCCAGAGATGGCCGGCCAGCTGCGTACCACCATGTTCCTGGGTATCGCCTTCACCGAGGCTCTGGCCCTGATCGGCCTGGTCGCCGGCTTCCTGTTCGCTTAA